CGGGAGTGCAAATTTAGGAAGCTGGAGGCTGGTTGGAACTCCAGCTTTGCATCCAGTGTACTGAATGACGGGCAATTTCTCCCCGCTCCGGTCCTGCCAGCCCTAAAACAGACACCTTTGGCGTTTACTTCGTGTCCCCTTTCCTGGAGTTGTTCCTTCATTTTGGGAGTCATGCAAGGCCCAGAGGAATGGAAATCTCGCCTGTGTTTGACCTGGAGCAGGTCACTCAGAGCCACTCCTGGTCCACCTGGCCTGGTCTTTGGTGGACGCAGTTGCAACGGAGTCACCCTGGGCAAGCACGGGAGGCTTGGTGGGAAGAGGAAGTTGGTGGACGGAGGCTGAGGCCTGTCCTCTGAGCCTGGAAACAAGTTTCAGGGTGCCTGGTGACACTGGAATGCTAACCAGGTGTTGGCAGGACTTCTGTGCTTCGCTGGGAAAGTGAAGGGTGTGTGGAGGATCACAGAAAATGTCCCTGGAGGTTGCCTCAGGAGCTGTTGGGCCGGCCTCTGCCAAGCAAGGCTGAGCCAGCTTCCTGAGAGCTTGACGCTCAGATGCCAAGGGCCTGGCTGCAGTTCCTTCTGGAGCTCCCAGGGCATCTCCCAGCACTCAGGAGCACACCTCCTCCCCATAGAGCCGGCAGGTGCCCCTGGCTTTGTGGAGTACTTCCTGCGTGCCCCTTCCTCCGGCAGCATCCCGCAGAAAGCTCTAAAATTCTTTATTGCAATTGTTAGCAAAGTGAATAAACGTACTCCTCATCCACACAGCAACTATTTATGAAGTCCTGACTGTGAGTCAGTTCGAGCTGTTCAGTGAGCCGGTTTGCAATTACTGCCATGACTGTCAGCTGTTTACCGTACCTCTGAGCACTCACTGACCCGAAAACACCTAATAAGCTATCACGTGGAACCACCGCAGGACTTGTCAGTTACCAAGATTAGACTAGTGACTGATATGAAGTAGCTTCTGTAATTTCACTTTTTGAAAAGTGTGATCACCCTTCACAACTCCTTGTAATCCGATAGAAAGTATATAGGTTATGAGAACAAAACAATTGAATACGCTAGTGTGTGGAAACACTGGCACTGTGTcaaaatgaaacagtgacagtctttctCCCAAGTGAAAAATTACTCAGTTAATGGCCAGAATATCCTCAGTTTCCAGTTTGTattccacagatttttttttttttttaatgtttcacacCTGCAGCTGCTAGCCAGTGCGAGGAGGATGATGCCTGCTTTAGCACAGAACTATGTTACacgtgtcattcattcatttatttattggagaaggaaatggcaacccactccagtattcttgcctaaaaaatcctattgacaaaggagcctggcagactgcaatccaaagggctgcaaagaatcgCACACTTCTGAGCTACTAAGCATACTGCCTGCCACGTACCGCACTTGGCCGATAGAGGGAGCGCAAGGATTGCTGGTGACCCTGGGTTGACGCCCCGGCTGGCTGCTCTCCGCCAGTCCACCCCCGTGCGGGCCCCCTAGTGGCTCTAGTCAGACCTGCCTGGCAAGGACTGAGGGAGGTGACAAGTCAAAAGGACCGGCTCCTGGGCCTGGCTGTTTTGGGGGTTTGGAAACCCAGGTCCACTCCGGGGGTATTGGCACCACTCCTATGTGTCTGTCGTCTGGTCTGATGGCCGGTTGTCCCTCCCTGCCCTTAGCCAGTCACTGAACCGCTGAGCAGAGCCGTGCCCGGGGGCCTTTGCCACCAAGAACCTTCGTCAGCATTCAGCCCACCTGCCCTCCAGCGTCCAGCAGGCACCTGGCAGACGGGGAGGTAAGAGGAGGGCTCTCAGTGTGTGGGTgagtgtggtggtgggggggtggccCTTCCTCCTGGGACACTGCTCTTCCTGCTGATCCTGCCTGGAGCGGTGGGTCTGAGCTTGTGGTGTTCTCGGGGACTCCCGGGGCTGTTTCGGTGCAGGTGTGGCGTGGCCTGAGGACACATGGCAGAGGCAGGGGACAGCCAACACTTCCTTGACTCGGAGGTCGACGTCCTGCCTCCCGACACTGTCTCCCTCAGCGACTCGGACTCAGACCTCAGTCTGCCGGATGGTGCTGGGGTGGATGCCCTGTCCCCGGGGGGGCTGCCTGGGGAGGCTTCCGGGGATTCGGGCCCCGATGAGCCCCCCTCGCCCCCCAGGGGCCTCCCCACAGAGGCGGTGCAGCCCTTCCACCTGAGAGGCACGAGCTCCACCTTCTCCCAGCGCAGCCACAGCATCTTCGATGGCCTGGAGGGGGCCGCCAGGCGGGCTGTGCCCGCTGTGGCTCCAGCCAGTCCGGGGGACAGGGGGAGCTTCCGGCAGCTGCTGACACCCTCCAGCCAGCCTGCAGCGGGTGGCCCAAGTAGGGCCGCTGGAAGCCCTGCTCCCCCAAGGGCGCCCCCCGTCCCTGACTACGTGACCCACCCTGAGCGCTGGACCAGGTACAGCCTGGAAGAGGTGGCCGAGGCCAGCGAGCAGAGCAACCGGGCCGCCGCCCTGGCCTTCCTGGGCCCGCAGAACCTGGCCGCCCCCGGCGACTACGTGCCCTCCTTCAATCAGGACCCCTCCAGCTGCGGGGAGGGCCGGCTTGTCTTCACCAAGCCTGCCCGAGCCAGCGAGGCTCGGCCCGACAGGAGGCGGGTCCCGAGGAAGGCGGGGGAGCCGGGCAGGAGCGACCCTGGGGTTCCAGGAGCGGCAGGGGGTGAGGGCCCCGTGGAGCTGGCCCACCTGGCCAGGCCCGGGAGCCCCGAAGCCGAGGAGTGGAGCGGACCCCGAGGGGGCCTGCAGGAGGTGGGTACACCTGCGGGCGTGGCCCACACCAGGTCTGGGTCCAGCACCCCGCTGGTGGAGACAGTGGGTTTCCACGGCAGCAGGAAGCGGAGCAGGGACCACTTCCGGGGCAAGGGACCACTTCCGGAGCAAGGGCACAGCCCCGAGGCCCCCGGTGCGGAGGTGTGAGCCAGGAGACCTCCCGGCTGCCTCCCTGGCCTGACTGTGCTGGAAGGCAGGCCACTGCTGCCCCCGGGGCGGCCTCAGGGCTGGAGTGGGCTCAGGGCTCCAGGGCAGCGAGCCGGCCCGCCGGCTGCCTCTAGGTGCCACCAGGGAGCAGAGACTTCACCAGGGTGTGGGCCGGGGGTGGTGGAGGCCCCACCCATCCTCTGCCCCGGAGACAGTAAAGGCCTTGCGTGTTCCTCTGGCTCCGTGTGTCTGTGTGGACCGCCTCTCTCCCCGGGACCGCAGCCGGGACCCCCCGCCATCCAGGCCCCATCGTCCTGTGCTCGTCAGGAGGAGGTCTTTCTGTTGGACTGAGGAGAGTCCCTCCTCGGTACCGAGCAAGAGGCTGAGACCCCAGCCCATCCCGGGGAGGAGTCGCAGCTGCTCGCATgagggctggggccagggggTGATGTAGTGGATCTGGGGAGAGCGGAGTGAGTGTGGGCAGGAAGCGGCCGCCGGTGGCCCGGCACGCTGGGCCGCCCCCGTGTGGGGAGGACCGGTGTCGCCAGGACAGCCGACTGCTGTGCAGGGCGCTGAGCCCGGTACCCAGACGGTGTGGGGAGGCAGACGGGAGCCAGCGCGTCTCCCGTGACTGCTGTTAAGCCCCGGCCTGGCCCTGCTGCTGTGTCCCCTATCCCAGGGCTCCAGGTCCCCTGGGGAACGGGAGACAGCCTGCTGCCCACTCGCCTTGTGTGGGGTTCTCAGAAGGGCCTGGACCCGTCCCTTGTCACGTGCTTCACTAAACGGACGCCTCCGGGGGCCCCCTCTGCCTGGGACTGCAGCCTCAGGTGTGGGTGTGCCTTCCCGGCTCCACTGAACATAAAGCAGTTTTCAGGGGTGGTGGCGGGCCCTCTTGGGGTGGTGACCTGCTGCCACTACCCAGACGGGATGGCCCAGCACTCGCCATGTGCACTGTCAGGCGTGGGGGAGGCCACCGACACACACACTGAACACTCAGCCTGGGTCTTGAAGACAGAGAGTCCAACTCCAAACGTTTCAGAAAAAGACCAGTCTCTTGGTGGGTGACACGGGTTGGGTGTAGACCCCAAGGCAGCTGACCCCCTAAAGGGAGGCCCCCCACAAGGCATTCAGTGAGGCCTGCTCTTCTGGCCccagctggttggctctggatgGGGTTCGGGAGTCTGTCGGGGGGCCCGTGACACACACTGCTGCACTCCCAGGCCTGAGGAGGTGCTGGGCAGGACGAGGGTGGTACATCCCGCTGGGGCTGCTCAACTGGTGGGGGGGTGTGCTGGCATCTCCACGAGGCCCAGGATGAGCAGCCAACGGCTGTGCCCCCCAGGCCTGGGCCCCTCGGAGCGCAGGGCTACATGTGCTGAcgtccaggtggctcaggggttggAGGGTGGCTGGCCAGCCTCTGGGCGCTCCCTGCTACCCAGGGCCGCCCCGTGGTCAGCAGAGGCTGGTGGGTTCCCGCTGCTGGAGTTCCAAGAGTCTGGTGGGGGAGGAAGGCCCCCTTACAGCTGCTGGGTGTCCAATGGGGCAGCCCCGGGGAGagctgggggtgggcgggggaaGCAGCCAGGGGCGCCCGTGAACCATACCCTGGTTGAGTTGATGGGCTCCCACAGAGGGCCCCACCCACCCTGAAGACAGTGGCCAGCCAAGGGCCAGCCAAGACCTTGGCTGTCTTCTCCCAGGACAGGTGGGAAGCATAGGCCTAAGGTGAGGCAGAGGACGCAGCCCTAGGCCTGCAGGCTGGCAGAGGGCTGCCCGTGCCCACCCGCCCCTTGAGCGCCCAGGGCACAGGGACTGTCACACTCACTCCAGTAGGCGCTGCCGCGGGCCAGTGACTCGGCCACGGAGGAGAGGAGCGCTGCACAGTAGctgacctggaggagggcaggctggGGACTCTGGGGCCGGGCCCAcgtccaccccccgccccgccagccGGCTCCCCTCTGACCCCTCTGGCGGCTGTCACtcgaggagagggaggagggggcggggaggggtctTCAGCACAGGACCCCCCCAGGGAGCGGCAGGGTCTCCTCCCGAAGGAGTCCCGAAGGGGCACGAGTGCAGAAGCCCCAGGCCCTGcccgccctgcccctgccctgacTGCATGTCCCCTGCCGGGCCCAGCTCAAGGAGAAGGGCGCCCTGGTCCGCCCACCTACCTGAGACTCCATACGCTTGACGCGCCTCTCCTGTTCCCTCAGGCCCCCGAGGAGCTTGGCTACGACATCTACCCTGTGGCGGGAGCGGGCGGGCAGCAGGCTGCTGAAGGCCAGTGCAC
The nucleotide sequence above comes from Cervus canadensis isolate Bull #8, Minnesota chromosome 29, ASM1932006v1, whole genome shotgun sequence. Encoded proteins:
- the TSSC4 gene encoding protein TSSC4; the encoded protein is MAEAGDSQHFLDSEVDVLPPDTVSLSDSDSDLSLPDGAGVDALSPGGLPGEASGDSGPDEPPSPPRGLPTEAVQPFHLRGTSSTFSQRSHSIFDGLEGAARRAVPAVAPASPGDRGSFRQLLTPSSQPAAGGPSRAAGSPAPPRAPPVPDYVTHPERWTRYSLEEVAEASEQSNRAAALAFLGPQNLAAPGDYVPSFNQDPSSCGEGRLVFTKPARASEARPDRRRVPRKAGEPGRSDPGVPGAAGGEGPVELAHLARPGSPEAEEWSGPRGGLQEVGTPAGVAHTRSGSSTPLVETVGFHGSRKRSRDHFRGKGPLPEQGHSPEAPGAEV